From the Calliopsis andreniformis isolate RMS-2024a chromosome 4, iyCalAndr_principal, whole genome shotgun sequence genome, one window contains:
- the LOC143178436 gene encoding mitochondrial import inner membrane translocase subunit Tim10 B: MDVTHMRNFKDFLLLYNQISEACFKRCMNTFISREISTDEDICLRKCLEKHIHANHKMMEIFMEVQPVLVQRRIEEVQSAQAALEATQSQVEESVSQTTA; this comes from the exons ATGGATGTTACGCACATGAGAAAT TTCAAGGATTTTCTACTTCTGTATAATCAAATATCCGAGGCATGTTTCAAGAGGTGTAtgaatacatttatttcaagGGAAATTTCCACAGATGAG GATATCTGTTTAAGAAAATGTTTAGAGAAACATATTCATGCGAATCACAAAATGATGGAAATATTTATGGAAGTACAACCTGTTCTTGTACAGAGAAGGATAGAGGAAGTTCAAAGTGCTCAAGCAGCTTTAGAAGCAACACAATCACAGGTAGAAGAGAGTGTTTCTCAAACTACGGCGTAG
- the LOC143178243 gene encoding uncharacterized protein LOC143178243 isoform X1 yields the protein MMNVQLTINKCIFLYFLCFYVLSISSIFPTQAAYCDQTGCEPPFSTPEECARQCQDGEPPKICQYNFTVEFYTTVNRACDTPAYQGECIVADGVEKTITTINRQLPGPLIEVCNGDLIVVDVENKVLGQEVTIHWHGIFQNGYQYYDGVPYLTQCPIPSSTTFRYQFEVKNSGTHFYHSHVATHMMDGQSGSLIVRDPPSKNPHISEYDIDDNIIFLQDWWHDLSLERFPGWYRHDIGQTAKNILINGKGNWTVNFIARYNFFKDPDTKETSNAPLAIIPVTEGKRHRLRIINSFSTVCLAELSIEGHNCTVIAQDGENVKPVEVNALVTSSGERVDCVLNANQPKRSYWIQVRGLGECSEKEVQQLAILRYDDAPMPPPTPLPAYSNAPSGVVYNSLDASNCNTQPKGEALCVNQLESLEDENELLKVEPDERHILNFWFYNYTLSNSRLLFKSETYPEFFSVNDGSQLLSMFNNIAYETPASPLISQRSSRRTICRSNELDTCTQPCSCTQVINTNLNSVVELIIYDQLPLTDLHHPFHLHGYSFRVFAMGVFPNVNNVTNEDVDRVLLEHRQRLEQGEYTNPPGKDTVKIPMGGYAIIRFQANNPGWWLLHCHFSWHHITGMELVLRVGHQYDLPPVPPGFPRCNNWKPPVQALNDFYGFNNYL from the exons ATGATGAACGTCCAGTTAACTATCAATAAATGCatttttttatactttttgTGCTTTTATGTATTATCTATTAGTTCTATATTTCCCACACAAGCGGCTTACT GTGACCAAACAGGGTGTGAACCTCCTTTTTCTACGCCTGAGGAGTGCGCACGACAATGCCAGGATGGGGAACCGCCGAAGATCTGTCAATACAACTTTACTGTCGAGTTTTATACAACAGTAAATCG tgCCTGCGATACACCGGCGTACCAGGGCGAATGTATCGTAGCCGACGGAGTGGAAAAAACAATAACAACAATTAATCGACAATTACCAGGACCTCTAATTGAG GTATGCAATGGCGATCTTATTGTTGTCGATGTAGAGAATAAAGTATTAGGTCAAGAAGTCACGATACATTGGCATGGAATTTTTCAAAATGGTTATCAATATTACGATGGTGTCCCTTACCTGACGCAATGCCCTATTCCCTCTTCAACAACATTTAG gtACCAATTCGAAGTGAAGAATTCGGGCACGCATTTCTACCATTCCCACGTAGCGACGCATATGATGGACGGACAAAGTGGTTCTTTGATTGTTAGAGATCCTCCATCCAAAAATCCTCATATTTCTGAATACGATATAGACGATAACATAATATTTCTGCAAGACTGGTGGCATGATTTATCGCTAGAACGATTCCCTGGTTGGTACAGACACGATATAGGACAAACTGCTAAAAACATACTTATAAATGGTAAAGGAAACTGGACG GTAAATTTTATTGCaagatataatttttttaaggaTCCAGATACTAAAGAGACTAGTAATGCACCTCTAGCAATAATTCCAGTGACGGAAGGAAAACGTCACCGATTGCGCataattaattcatttagtacagTGTGTCTCGCAGAACTTTCGATTGAGGGTCACAATTGCACTGTAATTGCACAAGATGGTGAAAACGTGAAACCAGTAGAAGTGAACGCACTTGTTACATCTTCAG GTGAACgagtggattgtgtattaaatgcAAATCAACCCAAAAGATCTTATTGGATACAAGTACGTGGTCTTGGTGAGTGCAGCGAGAAGGAGGTACAACAGCTTGCTATCTTAAGATATGATGATGCTCCAATGCCTCCACCGACGCCTCTTCCGGCGTACAGCAACGCACCGTCTGGTGTT GTCTACAATTCACTGGATGCATCAAATTGTAATACACAACCTAAAGGTGAAGCACTTTGCGTCAATCAGTTGGAAAGCTTGGAAGATGAGAATGAATTGTTGAAGGTTGAACCCGATGAGAGACATATATTAAATTTTTGGTTCTACAATTACACACTATCCAACAGTCGGTTACTTTTTAAATCGGAAACGTACCCTGAGTTTTTCA GCGTAAATGATGGATCTCAACTACTATCTATGTTCAACAATATCGCATATGAAACACCAGCTTCACCTCTGATTTCGCAAAGAAGCAGTCGTCGGACAATATGTCGTTCAAATGAACTTGATACTTGTACCCAACCTTGCTCATGCACTCAAGTTAttaacacaaacctcaatagtgtAGTGGAGCTGATTATATACGATcaat TGCCGCTGACGGATTTACATCATCCGTTTCACTTACACGGTTATTCCTTTAGGGTATTTGCTATGGGCGTATTTCCTAACGTTAATAATGTTACAAACGAGGATGTAGATCGAGTATTACTTGAACATAGACAACGTCTTGAACAGGGAGAGTATACTAATCCACCTGGTAAAGATACTGTTAAGATTCCAATGGGAGGatatgctattatacgttttcagGCTAATAATCCAG GATGGTGGCTACTCCATTGTCATTTTAGTTGGCACCACATTACAGGAATGGAATTAGTTCTCCGTGTAGGACACCAGTATGATCTTCCGCCAGTACCACCAGGTTTTCCAAGATGTAATAATTGGAAACCACCAGTACAGGCTCtaaatgatttttatggatttaACAACTACCTTTAA
- the Pix gene encoding ATP-binding cassette sub-family E member 1 pix, with translation MPPKKSMEETDRLTRIAIVNSDKCKPKRCRQECKRSCPVVRMGKLCIEVNPNSKIASISEELCIGCGICVKKCPFEAISIINLPSNLEKETTHRYSKNSFKLHRLPIPRPGEVLGLVGTNGIGKSTALKILAGKQKPNLGRFTDPPDWTEILSHFRGSELQNYFTKILEDDLKALIKPQYVDQIPKAVKGTVQQLLDKKDECKNQLDICRMLDLMHIRDRSIDALSGGELQRFACAMVCIQNGDIFMFDEPSSYLDVKQRLNAALTIRSLIHPDKFIIVVEHDLSVLDYLSDFICCLYGVPGAYGVVTMPFSVREGINIFLDGFVPTENLRFREESLVFKVAESATEEEVKRMNHYEYPAMTKTMGSFRLHVEKGQFTDSEILVLLGENGTGKTTFIRMLAGNLPPDDGSGSIPMLHISYKPQKISPKSQGIVRQLLHEKIRDAYVHPQFVTDVMKPLKIDDIMDQEVQNLSGGELQRVALALCLGKPADVYLIDEPSAYLDSEQRLVAAKVIKRFILHAKKTGFVVEHDFIMATYLADRVIVFSGTPSLETTAHSPQSLLNGMNRFLELLGITFRRDPNNFRPRINKSQSVKDLEQKKAGQYFFLEE, from the exons ATGCCGCCTAAAAAGTCGATGGAGGAAACAGACCGCCTGACTCGTATTGCTATTGTTAATTCTGATAAATGTAAGCCAAAACGATGCAGGCAAGAATGTAAAAGGTCTTGTCCAGTTGTACGGATGGGGAAACTTTGTATAGAAGTTAATCCGAATAGTAAAATAGCATCAATTTCAGAAGAATTATGTATTGGATGTGGTATTTGTGTTAAG AAATGTCCATTTGAAGCAATATCTATTATCAACCTTCCTAGTAATTTAGAAAAAGAAACTACACATCGTTATTCAAAGAACTCATTTAAATTACATAGGCTACCTATTCCACGGCCTGGAGAAGTGTTAGGTTTAGTTGGAACTAATGGAATTGGTAAATCAACTGCTCTGAAAATTTTAGCAGGCAAGCAGAAGCCAAATTTAGGTCGTTTTACT gATCCACCAGACTGGACAGAAATTTTAAGTCATTTTAGGGGTAGCGAATTACAGAATTATTTTACTAAAATTTTGGAAGACGACTTGAAAGCTCTTATTAAGCCCCAATATGTAGATCAAATTCCTAAAGCTGTTAAAGGAACTGTGCAACAACTGTTGGATAAGAAGGACGAATGTAAAAATCAATTAGACATTTGTAGAATGTTAG ATTTGATGCACATACGCGATAGAAGTATTGACGCACTTTCTGGTGGAGAACTCCAACGATTTGCTTGTGCTATGGTATGCATACAGAATGGAGACATTTTTATGTTTGATGAGCCATCTTCATATTTAGATGTAAAACAACGTCTCAACGCCGCTTTGACAATTCGATCTCTCATTCATCCTGACAA GTTCATAATAGTAGTAGAACACGACTTATCAGTTTTGGATTACTTATCAGACTTTATATGTTGTCTTTATGGTGTCCCTGGTGCTTATGGTGTTGTCACAATGCCTTTCTCTGTGAGAGAAGGTATAAATATTTTCCTCGACGGCTTTGTCCCAACAGAAAATTTGAGATTCCGCGAGGAATCTCTTGTTTTCAAAGTGGCAGAAAGTGCGACCGAGGAGGAAGTGAAACGTATGAATCATTACGAGTATCCCGCAATGACGAAAACGATGGGTTCGTTCCGATTGCACGTTGAAAAGGGTCAATTTACTGACTCGGAAATTCTTGTCTTACTTGGTGAAAATGGAACAGGGAAAACAACATTTATTAGAATGCTGGCTGGTAATTTACCACCAGATGATGGTTCAG GAAGCATCCCTATGCTTCATATTAGTTATAAGCCACAGAAAATAAGTCCTAAATCTCAAGGCATAGTGCGGCAACTATTGCATGAAAAAATCAGGGATGCGTACGTACATCCTCAGTTCGTGACGGATGTCATGAAACCCTTAAAAATAGACGATATTATGGATCAAGAGGTGCAGAATCTGTCTGGAGGAGAATTACAACGAGTAGCTTTAGCTTTATGTCTCGGAAAACCTGCCGACGTTTACTTGATCGACGAACCCTCTGCTTATTTGGACTCTGAGCAACGTTTAGTTGCAGCTAAAGTGATAAAACG GTTCATATTGCATGCAAAGAAAACAGGATTTGTAGTGGAGCACGATTTTATTATGGCTACATATTTGGCTGATCGTGTAATAGTATTTTCTGGAACACCATCTTTGGAAACTACAGCTCATAGTCCACAGTCTTTATTAAATGGTATGAACAGATTCTTGGAactcctaggcatcacttttaGAAGAGATCCAAATAATTTTAGACCAAGAATCAATAAAAGTCAGTCTGTAAAA GACCTGGAACAAAAGAAAGCTGGTCAATATTTCTTCCTCGAGGAGTGA
- the Arfip gene encoding ADP ribosylation factor interacting protein arfaptin, with protein MSTGMERSIHEMLKDAPALNDSDSNVHGGSPPPHALNNCSNDSQSRPATINLTLNSPTSQTSVTVSPNTPIQNGDTQTMRTAQSKIESIKNWSISTYKCTRQLMYEKLGKTSRTVDSELETQIELLRDTQRKYCNVLRLSRALASHFHHVVQTQHALGEAFSELAQKSPELQEEFLYNSETQRNLTKNGETLLGALNFFVSSVNTLCNKTIEDTLLTVRQYETARIEYDAYRTDLEALAQATKSDGSNAARLEEAQANYEEHKQNFEKLRSDVSIKLKFLDENRIKVMHKQLLLFHNAVSAYFSGNQTALEATLKQFNIKVKSPNSSLPSWLEQ; from the exons ATGTCGACTGGAATGGAGCGAAGTATTCATGAAATGTTGAAAGATGCTCCAGCTTTAAACGACAGTGATAGTAATGTTCATGGTGGATCTCCACCACCTCATGCGTTAAACAATTGTAGCAATGATAGTCAATCTAGACCAGCTACAATAAATTTAACATTAAATAGTCCTACATCACAGACAT CTGTAACTGTATCTCCAAATACACCTATTCAAAATGGTGATACGCAAACAATGCGTACTGCTCAAAGCAAAATTGAGAGCATTAAAAATTGGAGTATTTCTACCTATAAATGTACAAGACAGTTAATGTATGAGAAACTTGGAAAAACATCTCGTACAGTAGATTCAG AGCTCGAAACACAAATTGAATTATTAAGAGACACTCAAAGAAAGTATTGTAATGTTTTACGATTATCTAGAGCATTAGCTTCTCACTTTCATCATGTTGTTCAAACCCAACATGCTCTTGGAGAAGCATTTTCTGAATTAGCCCAAAAATCTCCAGAATTGCAAGAAGAATTTCTATATAATTCTGAAACTCAAAGAAACTTAACTAAAAATGGTGAAACTCTATTAGGGGCCTTAAATTTTTTTGTTTCTTCCGTAAATACACTTTGTAATAAAACGATTGAGGACACCTTACTTACAGTGCGACAGTATGAAACAGCAAG AATAGAATATGATGCTTATAGAACGGATCTTGAAGCATTAGCGCAAGCAACGAAGTCTGATGGTAGTAATGCAGCAAGATTAGAAGAGGCACAAGCTAATTATGAGGAACAtaaacaaaattttgaaaagttaCGCTCTGATGTCTCTATAAAACTTAAATTTTTAGATGAAAACAGA aTCAAAGTAATGCATAAGCAGTTGCTGTTGTTTCACAATGCAGTGTCTGCCTATTTTTCTGGAAATCAAACTGCATTAGAAGCAACATTGAAACAATTTAATATAAAAGTTAAGTCACCGAATTCATCTTTACCATCATGGCTTGAACAGTAG
- the LOC143178243 gene encoding uncharacterized protein LOC143178243 isoform X2, giving the protein MMNVQLTINKCIFLYFLCFYVLSISSIFPTQAAYCDQTGCEPPFSTPEECARQCQDGEPPKICQYNFTVEFYTTVNRACDTPAYQGECIVADGVEKTITTINRQLPGPLIEVCNGDLIVVDVENKVLGQEVTIHWHGIFQNGYQYYDGVPYLTQCPIPSSTTFRYQFEVKNSGTHFYHSHVATHMMDGQSGSLIVRDPPSKNPHISEYDIDDNIIFLQDWWHDLSLERFPGWYRHDIGQTAKNILINGKGNWTDPDTKETSNAPLAIIPVTEGKRHRLRIINSFSTVCLAELSIEGHNCTVIAQDGENVKPVEVNALVTSSGERVDCVLNANQPKRSYWIQVRGLGECSEKEVQQLAILRYDDAPMPPPTPLPAYSNAPSGVVYNSLDASNCNTQPKGEALCVNQLESLEDENELLKVEPDERHILNFWFYNYTLSNSRLLFKSETYPEFFSVNDGSQLLSMFNNIAYETPASPLISQRSSRRTICRSNELDTCTQPCSCTQVINTNLNSVVELIIYDQLPLTDLHHPFHLHGYSFRVFAMGVFPNVNNVTNEDVDRVLLEHRQRLEQGEYTNPPGKDTVKIPMGGYAIIRFQANNPGWWLLHCHFSWHHITGMELVLRVGHQYDLPPVPPGFPRCNNWKPPVQALNDFYGFNNYL; this is encoded by the exons ATGATGAACGTCCAGTTAACTATCAATAAATGCatttttttatactttttgTGCTTTTATGTATTATCTATTAGTTCTATATTTCCCACACAAGCGGCTTACT GTGACCAAACAGGGTGTGAACCTCCTTTTTCTACGCCTGAGGAGTGCGCACGACAATGCCAGGATGGGGAACCGCCGAAGATCTGTCAATACAACTTTACTGTCGAGTTTTATACAACAGTAAATCG tgCCTGCGATACACCGGCGTACCAGGGCGAATGTATCGTAGCCGACGGAGTGGAAAAAACAATAACAACAATTAATCGACAATTACCAGGACCTCTAATTGAG GTATGCAATGGCGATCTTATTGTTGTCGATGTAGAGAATAAAGTATTAGGTCAAGAAGTCACGATACATTGGCATGGAATTTTTCAAAATGGTTATCAATATTACGATGGTGTCCCTTACCTGACGCAATGCCCTATTCCCTCTTCAACAACATTTAG gtACCAATTCGAAGTGAAGAATTCGGGCACGCATTTCTACCATTCCCACGTAGCGACGCATATGATGGACGGACAAAGTGGTTCTTTGATTGTTAGAGATCCTCCATCCAAAAATCCTCATATTTCTGAATACGATATAGACGATAACATAATATTTCTGCAAGACTGGTGGCATGATTTATCGCTAGAACGATTCCCTGGTTGGTACAGACACGATATAGGACAAACTGCTAAAAACATACTTATAAATGGTAAAGGAAACTGGACG gaTCCAGATACTAAAGAGACTAGTAATGCACCTCTAGCAATAATTCCAGTGACGGAAGGAAAACGTCACCGATTGCGCataattaattcatttagtacagTGTGTCTCGCAGAACTTTCGATTGAGGGTCACAATTGCACTGTAATTGCACAAGATGGTGAAAACGTGAAACCAGTAGAAGTGAACGCACTTGTTACATCTTCAG GTGAACgagtggattgtgtattaaatgcAAATCAACCCAAAAGATCTTATTGGATACAAGTACGTGGTCTTGGTGAGTGCAGCGAGAAGGAGGTACAACAGCTTGCTATCTTAAGATATGATGATGCTCCAATGCCTCCACCGACGCCTCTTCCGGCGTACAGCAACGCACCGTCTGGTGTT GTCTACAATTCACTGGATGCATCAAATTGTAATACACAACCTAAAGGTGAAGCACTTTGCGTCAATCAGTTGGAAAGCTTGGAAGATGAGAATGAATTGTTGAAGGTTGAACCCGATGAGAGACATATATTAAATTTTTGGTTCTACAATTACACACTATCCAACAGTCGGTTACTTTTTAAATCGGAAACGTACCCTGAGTTTTTCA GCGTAAATGATGGATCTCAACTACTATCTATGTTCAACAATATCGCATATGAAACACCAGCTTCACCTCTGATTTCGCAAAGAAGCAGTCGTCGGACAATATGTCGTTCAAATGAACTTGATACTTGTACCCAACCTTGCTCATGCACTCAAGTTAttaacacaaacctcaatagtgtAGTGGAGCTGATTATATACGATcaat TGCCGCTGACGGATTTACATCATCCGTTTCACTTACACGGTTATTCCTTTAGGGTATTTGCTATGGGCGTATTTCCTAACGTTAATAATGTTACAAACGAGGATGTAGATCGAGTATTACTTGAACATAGACAACGTCTTGAACAGGGAGAGTATACTAATCCACCTGGTAAAGATACTGTTAAGATTCCAATGGGAGGatatgctattatacgttttcagGCTAATAATCCAG GATGGTGGCTACTCCATTGTCATTTTAGTTGGCACCACATTACAGGAATGGAATTAGTTCTCCGTGTAGGACACCAGTATGATCTTCCGCCAGTACCACCAGGTTTTCCAAGATGTAATAATTGGAAACCACCAGTACAGGCTCtaaatgatttttatggatttaACAACTACCTTTAA
- the LOC143178432 gene encoding nucleoredoxin has protein sequence MAACYSEQASSTSGNVAKKSSTVGGKAVCWQQRLFGKQLSRCGQVNHQDAKPCDASGSLVDEDGRPTCEVIGVYFSFINPGATCDDFTRQLLELYTNINGLQENDRDAENPGRERRKKFEVVHVVLWSNVADVLDFEESFRAHVAELPWLAVPNLDYERKTRLTRRYRIKAGVPTLILLDGSNGSVVTRGGVERTIGDPTGAEFPWKPPHPKAALEDGPLLPCGARDSNEPMLHEELRHCFKGVYFSAHWCPPCKAFTPQLVDTYQRIRERGHDFEVIFVSSDRSEESYNAYIETMPWLRIPFSQEERRRKLARALDVQAIPTLVILDPRDNIITLDGRAELIEDPEGLNFPWTSRLVNILTEKYATSLHDAPAIILFVEGEDCEIQFAESVLLPAAQGYRRDRPDYDPNYDDPDDILQFYVALDCETSDILREFVGLDDAVPLLTAIDIPRGVYVVMEDGAEITVDSVQQFVDGFRNDKLPINKIAAIHKIAKNDQVST, from the exons ATGGCCGCGTGCTACAGCGAGCAGGCATCGTCCACCTCGGGGAACGTAGCGAAGAAGTCGTCGACGGTCGGCGGGAAGGCGGTCTGTTGGCAGCAGAGGCTGTTCGGTAAACAACTGTCGCGGTGCGGACAGGTTAATCATCAGGACGCGAAACCGTGCGACGCGAGCGGCTCGCTCGTCGACGAGGACGGTCGGCCGACCTGTGAGGTGATCGGTGTGTATTTCAGTTTCATTAACCCCGGCGCTACCTGCGACGACTTCACGCGTCAGCTGCTCGAACTTTACACGAACATCAACGGGCTCCAGGAGAACGACAGGGACGCGGAGAACCCTGGCAGGGAGAGGAGGAAAAAGTTCGAGGTCGTGCACGTGGTCCTCTGGAGCAACGTAGCCGACGTCCTCGACTTCGAGGAAAGCTTCCGCGCGCACGTAGCTGAGCTACCTTGGCTGGCTGTGCCGAACTTGGACTACGAGAGGAAG aCCAGACTGACCCGGAGGTACCGGATAAAGGCTGGTGTGCCGACTTTAATTTTATTGGACGGTTCTAACGGCTCGGTGGTGACCAGAGGGGGTGTGGAACGAACTATTGGCGATCCTACTGGAGCTGAATTTCCTTGGAAACCTCCTCATCCAAAGGCAGCACTCGAGGATGGTCCACTGCTACCCTGCGGAGCACGCGATAGCAATGAACCCATGCTGCACGAAGAGTTGCGCCACTGCTTCAAGGGTGTCTACTTCAGCGCGCATTGG TGTCCACCTTGTAAAGCGTTTACCCCACAACTTGTGGATACCTATCAGCGAATTCGGGAGAGAGGTCACGACTTCGAGGTGATCTTTGTGAGTTCGGATAG GAGTGAGGAGTCTTATAACGCTTATATTGAAACGATGCCTTGGTTGAGGATACCCTTTAGTCAGGAGGAAAGACGACGAAAATTAGCGAGAGCTCTTGATGTGCAAGCGATACCCACTTTAGTGATACTCGATCCCCGGGATAACATTATAACTCTGGATGGTCGAGCAGAGTTGATTGAGGATCCTGAAGGACTG AACTTCCCATGGACCAGTCGTTTGGTGAATATTTTAACGGAAAAGTATGCTACTTCGTTACACGACGCTCCAGCAATTATACTATTTGTCG AAGGCGAAGACTGCGAGATTCAATTCGCGGAAAGCGTGCTGTTGCCAGCTGCACAAGGGTACAGAAGAGATAGACCTGATTATGATCCAAATTATGATGATCCAGAtgatattttacaattttatgTAGCGTTAGAT TGTGAAACGTCCGACATTCTGCGAGAGTTTGTCGGTTTGGACGACGCAGTGCCACTCCTAACGGCGATTGATATACCCCGAGGAGTTTATGTTGTGATGGAGGATGGTGCCGAGATAACAGTGGACTCTGTACAACAATTTGTCGACGGATTCCGCAATGACAAATTGCCTATAAACAAAATAGCCGCGATACACAAAATTGCCAAAAACGATCAAGTTTCTACATGA